The window acatatatttatatatcttttatttttgatacttattaaatgagactttcaacttatattattttttaattatttgtatcatgtcataacaaaagttttaaatcatagatcacaaaatttgaatgtgaaatttttaacagttttagtaatttatactcgtttttaaaaatttaaaatataatatataaatattttttaaatttttattatatagttactataattgtttaatttattttagtagcttaaaattaaacaaatataattataatacacacttatttttgtcaaatctttattattcaaaatcattaattatcatatatactttagccacattaggcaattccgtaatcttatttaaggaaataatgaagtacatttaataatgtatttattgtggtttaataaaaaatttattatatatttagatggaccaacatatttttctaaggattctaaaaatcattctagtgatgatatgtggctaaaaaaaaatgttgcaatgcttcttaaataatatataggggatataggtcgatttttttttatatgttgaaTTAGATGAAATGTAACGCGTGGACAATAGAGGACCGTTCGCATTAATATGTGTCACAGACTCACGGTTGTATGGCTCAATGAACAACTGAGTTGCACGAATTGAAGCTCTTCTGCAATTTGCCAAATCCAAATTTCATAATTGTTGTTAAATTCAGTCATGTAGTAACCAATAAGAGAATAGTATCTAAAGAAGAGCCAGCTGTATACACAACTTCTAATTCATTCCAAGTCAGGCTTCCATACCTTCTAATTCACTCAGAGTCTCAGGCTTCCACAATAACTTCTAACTCACTCAGAGTCCGGCTTCCATCCTTTTTCTTGTTATCTTCAGATATCACATCTGTTATCTTATCTTATCTCCATCTCCATCCTCAAACACAAACTCAAACTCATTTATGATCATAATACTGAGTTTTTAGTTTGAAACTTTTACTTGCGAAAGAAATTAATCAGCAAAAACCTGTAATTTCAGCAGCTGCGCAGCTAAATTTTATAGTATATAGCTTATTAAACCACTATTCAACCACCTAACAAGGACTGATTACCAAAAAACTTAATTACCCTTAGCATTTCCTAATTACCAAAACACCACAAAACAAGCAGTCTTCATATCTACAAGTGACATGATTTTTCCTAATTATATTAGGAGGATTAGTTAAACTAACCTTGCCATCTATCTACCACAACCAAAAGTCTTTGTTAACTTACATCTAGTCTACCTTTCATTTTCAAAACAGAGCTTTTAGAGCTCAtcatagtcttttttttttctaacttcaACTTCGCATGAAAGAGCTTAGTTGTACCTCTGAAgcatccttcttcttcttctgttttaAGTCTTGCTTTTTGGCTCTGAAGCTCGAGAATCTTGAACTCAACAGCTTTCATAGCTTGTTCAAGTTTTTGCCTCTTGCGAACTTCctttttcatcttttttgcattttcttttACTCTATCCTCTGTACGCACTTGTTTTGTTGTAAGAGAGAACAACATGTTGATCCGAGATATAGGCGTTGTAACATCAAAACCATACTTCTCAAGCTCGGCAAAGCACTCTTTGAATCTCGCAAGTGTGCTTTTGGGAGTGTGAGGCTGCAGATTATTTACTCTCTCTAACAAACTGGAAAAGTTCACCATCCCACCCACTGCCAACCCTTCACGGAACTCTTCTCTTGTCTCGAGCAACGGGATGAAATGAGGACTCTGCTTTGCTGCTTTATAGACCTCCATTGATTCAAGCGCTTTCCAAATAGGTGAGCGTTTAGCAAAAGGCAGAACCATTGTTGTATCTTCACTTGCTCGAGTTTCATCATGGGCTAACTCTTCTGGATAGATCAACGCAAAAGCAACATAATGagaaagtaaaaataaatgtttcaaCGGACACATCTAATAAAGCTAATGTAATAAAgcaatttataacaaaaaaaaagagaagtatCTTACTGGATTTATCAGAACCGTTAGATGCTTTTACTCCCAGGATCCAAGAAGAGAGGGTCTGATCATAATCACCGTCGAATATATTGTTACTAGTACCAGCGACCATAGCCTCTGAACCATTGCAAGCCTCAAGTATAAGTTACTTACTCATGTATAAGCTActcaaatatatatgataagTATCTTACTCGATTTATCAGAACCATTAGATGATTTTACTCCAAGGATCGAAGCAGAGAGGTTTTGATCATAATCATCATTGTCACTTGTACCAGCGATCATAGCCTCTGAACCATTGCAAGACTCAAGCATAAGTTACTCAAATAAATGATTAGGGAGAAAAAGAATACAACAATTAATATAGAGAGGATACATGCCAATTTATATCGACATACCAGTCTTATCAAGGTTTAAgttgtgtgttttctttcttttcatttttcttttatgaCTATTTTCTTTGCTGTATTGTTCTTCAGACACCTGcatcaaaaaagaaaacatcctcaaaaaataaatataggctcaataaacaaaaaaaaagtccaaaaaatttgacatgcaAAGAAGAAAACGGTTACCTTGTTTAGAGATCGGACCCATTTGGAGCCGGTCCAGTCAAAATGAGGTCTCAGTTGCTTTTTCTCGAACTGGATCATGTCTGGTGGAGAGTCGAAGTAAACCAAGAATTTATCATCTTCCTCCATCTTCTTTATGATGACACCTTTCCACCATCCATCGTTGTGATCAGCGTCCACCACCGATCCTTCCTCGAGAACCACGCTCAGATCATCAGGTGGAACCGGCCTTATGAATCTCTCTTCCACGGTTTCGGTGAAAGGAGTTGAACAGTCTTCTTCAAGCAGCGTGGTGTAACGGACGCGGAGCTTCTTGCGTCCTGATCTCGTAGGAGTTTCCTCGAGTATAGCTCTGTACCAAGAACCTATGTATCCTTCCTCTTCGCTAGAGACTTCCACTTCACAGTCCTTGGCAATGGAGAACTTTTCATCTTCTTTATCTagatttttcataatttatcaCTCCTTTGATatgaaactgaaaataaaaaggCCACTTCTCACTTGTTCTCCTGAAACCTTAAAGACTAAGGAAGAAAATGGAAATTTCTCGAAGTGCTTAGTGGAAGAAGACGTTCCCTCACATGCTTATTGTTTTGGCGCTTAAAATTATTGTTGACCCAAACTAACTATTGGGTTGGGCCTCAAAGTGACGAGCTCCATGATTAGCAGCAACGtttttagattaatttaaacatAAACTTCCTACACCAACAACTTAACAATTGTATCTTGTAAGTTGTAACACTATAATAATTAGCAGCAACGTTTTTAGATTAAATTAAACATAAACTAGCTTCACTCTTTTAGATTATCTCAACATCAGCAAACATATTAGAAGTCACAAAATATTGATTCTAACCTCAATAACGTCTACAAAAGATCATCAGTTATCTCTTGAAGAAATCAGTTTAAACTAAGCATCATCATCAACATAGATAATAAGATCAACAAAAGATCTAGTTTCTGGTTAACTAACATGGTAAGCATAACCATAAGATTAACTCTAGATTTTGATTTACTAAAACAGACGTTAGAGCTACTACTTgatagtttttgttttcttttgaactCCTCTTACCATGGAGCCGAGGCAGTCTCAAGAAACTCAAGTTCCACATCTTCCATCTTTTGCTCAAACCTTTCCCCACTTGCTTTCATTTCAACTACCCTCTTGTCAGCTGCCTCTTTCTCCTCTCTTGCAACCGCTTCTTGTCTCTGCAGCTCAAGCATTTTGCCTTTCAACACAGCCATTTCTTCAGCTAACTCGCGGCTTCTCTTCTCGTCCTCATCAACCTTCCTCTCAAGACACTGTTTCTCCTCTGCTATCTTCGCTTGCTCTTCTTTGAGAGACATCATCTTGCGGATCCGAGACTGAGGTGCACCAATGTCGAAACCGTACTCCTCTAGTTCCACAAAAGATTCACTGAGACTACAGAGAACGCTCAAGGAATCATGGGGTTTCAGACCTTTGACTTGTTCTAGAAAACCATAAAAGGACACCGTCATGCCTACCGCTGACCACTCACGGTGATTAACATattcagcagcagcagcaagcaGTGGGCTGAAGTGAGGGCGCTGTGGCATAGTTTTGTAACCCTCCTTCGCTTCAGGACTCTTCCAGTACGGTGACCTCTTTGCAAAAGGCAAAGCCTTCAGCAGCGCTGGTGGTGGTGTTTCCTCAACACTAGCAGCAGAATTCATCATCATCACGTTTGGGGTTTGATGAGAGGAAGATGACGACACCTCTGAATGTTGATTAAAAAAGCAGAAAATGATTTTAGTATATTGAGAAAGAAACTGATCACATCTGAGTGTTGTTCAGACATACCAGTTTCATTCACATCtgagtgttgttgttgttcttcttctcttcttctttttctactCAGAACTTGGCTAGTCTCCTCCTCCTCAGGCATCTGCATAAAGAGTGTGTAAAACCATAAATTGATAACGATCATGGAGGCTATAAGATAATAacttgtcaaaaaatgatttatgttttcaacaaaagaatttttttaccTTATGTGGAGGGATTGAATCATTTTTTTCCAAGCCATTCTGTTTACTCCTTGGCTCTGAGGACAGCTGTCCCTCAGTTTCAGTCGGTGTAGCAGCTATAACCGGTGGTGATGGTGTTACAACTGGAGCAGATACTTTAGCTAGAAAAAATTGACATAATATATCAAAATTCATGATGCTTAAATGGAACTCTGAATAGTTAAAAGAATGATCATAGTTACCTATTGGGGTTATGACCTGAGGAGTTTCATTATTCATCACACAAGCATCAGCCTTCTTGTTTCCTAATTCTCGAGCTGCCTAttttcacaaaacaaaaaactttaaaacaaacACCAAAGACATGATAATAATGAATGAAAGCAAACAAAACACAGAGAAATTAAAAAGTCAAAAAAACCTTTTTAAGTAACAAACAGATAAATTACAAAGTTAAAACCTTTTTAAGTGAGTGAGACACACATACACCTTTTAAGTACTATTCAACTCACAAAACATTAAAAAGACAACAAGAACCTCGTACCTTGAGATCTGGTGGGACCCATTTGGAGTCGGTCCAGTCAACATGAGCCCTGAGATTTGTCTTCTCGAACACGATAATGTCCGGCGGTGAATCGAAGCAGACCAAGAAGTTATTATCCTCTAATTTCTTGTTAATAACGACACCAGTCCACCACCCATCTCTGAGGTAAGCGTCCACCACCGTCCCTTCCTCCAGAACAACGCCGGCGTACTCTTCCTCAGGCGGAACCGGTCGGAGGAGACTCTGTTGGACGGCTTCGGTAAGAGGAGACGAACCGTCGTCGATCGGTTAGCAAAGTCTTGTAAGTGACAGAAAGCTTCTTGCGACCTGAGAGGGTTGTGTTTTCCTTGAGAAGAGCGGTAAAGTAAGCTCCTTTGAGACCTTCCTCTTGAGAAGACACTTCTACCTCACTCCCTTTCACCATCGTTTGATTCTCTGTACTCATTGCTCGCTTTCAAAATCAAAAGTCCCGCTTTTTCTTAGTCCAAAGAGAAACACAGGAAACCCTAAAGATCTACAAAGAGGAGGAGGACAGCTCATTCACTGAGTGTGCAACCGAGGAGACGTCATATATGATAATATTGCTTTGATTGTGTGTGGAAAGATGaaatcaaattttcatttttcatttttctttggcgcgataaaatttccaaaaaagGGAAAGATCTATTGGGCTTTATTAATGAGGCCCACGACTTATGCAACACCTGGCCTGCTAATCGTAATTAGCTGCCTGAAATTGAAAGGATATGATTAATTAGTTAATTAGTTTTGGTAGTTTAAGTAgtttttaattagttaattaattttgttagtttaagtagtatttaattagatttttgaataattttttttattttaaatatttgttattcagttttttttttataaatttttatgcGACTTCAGACAATGATTATAACCCGGTCCGAACCGAATCCAGAAAAAACCAAATTGAATCCGATCCAAAATTTAATCAAACCTGAATGGGGGACTTATGAATATaatactgaaaatcagaatcaaccGAACTAAACCCACCCGACACCCATGCCTAATATatacttcctctgtttttttaatataattcgttttagaattgtgcacataaattaagaaaatcattaattttttatattttctaaacaaaaacatcattatttatttatctaaccacaaattaatcaataataaaataaaaggtatattatcattgatcatataacattaaattaataaattttacatagaaaaacgaaaaacatcatataatttgaaacaaaaattttttttctaaaacgagTTATATTGAAAAAAACGGAAAGGAGTAGTAAAGTCACTTTTTAACTGAAAATTATTGAATAAACCGAAATAAATCGAAACCAAAACCGAAACGCCCACCCTAGATCCATCCATCCATCCGCCAAGACACTGAAAAAAGGGCAATGGGCCTCTGGGTCCATTCCATAtaactctttcttttctttttgtaccTCTcaactaataaataatttagtttgaGAAAAGCTCTTCtgcgttctctctctctctattacaTCTCAATCAATCTCAAAGCTTATTCGATCTCTAGAATAGTTATGAGTAGTTGTTGTTGTAGTAGTAGAGATCGAATCAGCGATTTGCCGGATGAGATTCTTGGCAAAATCCTGTCATTAGTTCCGACAAAGGTAGCTGTTTCCACATCGGTTCTGTCCAAGAGATGGAGGATGAATAATCTGCTGGCTCATGTAGACACGCTTAGCTTCGATGAGTCCATGGTTGTGTATCCCAACGAAGAAGCAGTCAGTGGTTCTTCAGATCGCTTTTTAGAATTCCTAGACAAGACATTAAGAAACTGTCCCACCAAGACGATCAAGAAGTTCTCTCTGAGTCATAGAGGAGGCCGTTTCACTAAGTCCCCTGCTGTCTACGGTTGGATCTTGAGTGCaatggaggaagaagaaagttTATTAGAAGAAGTACACTTGGAATGCACCAGAGTTGAAGTTAGTTTAGAGAGAAAGTTGTTAAGGAGCAACACACTTGTTAAGCTCACTCTATCCCGTGAATATTGTCTTGAAGTCGACCGTGTGTACTTCCCTGCCCTCAAATCACTTTCTCTCTTAACTGTTGGAGGCCTTGATTATAACAACTATCGCCGCCTCATCAAAGGCTGCCCTCTCCTTGAAGAATTATTCATAACTGACATCGGTGCTGATGCTGTTGATCCTTATCCTCCATGTTGCACAGCCTCTGTCAAAAGTGCTTCCATCAAACGACTTGTGGTCTCTGTCGATATGCCGTATGGTGGTCCTCGTAACGAACATTCTTTTCGAGATTTACATTATCAAAGTTATGTTAAAGCACCAAGTCTTGTCTACCTTGACTATTCTAGTCATGTCTTTATGAATTATCGCTTTCTTGATTTGGATTCGCTTGCGGAAGTCAGACTCAATCTCAAGTTATGGGACCATCACAAGCCTATATATGGTGATGTTACAAACCTAGCTGCGGGTATAAGCAACATTACTACCCTTCACTTGTCTCCTGATTCACTTGAGGTATGTATGTAACTGCTAGCTACCCACCATGGATTGGTCTCTCACCTTGTATATATGCTTCATTATAGGCGTTTCATTTCTGCTGTAAATCTATGCCGGTGTTCAAAAACCTCCTTGACTTATCTATTCAGAGCAACAAGAAGAAATGTTGGCAAGTAATGCCACTTTTGCTTAACCGTTGTCCAAATCTACACACTTTAGTCTTTAAGGTAATTTTTtgatcttctctcttcttcttctccttcttcttcttgtttatACATTCTCAAGATTGGTCTTTTGGTGTTTTTTCAGGGTCTTGTGCACAGAGTCACGGATAAATGCGGAGATGCATGCGCTTGCACTCCTAATAACAaacacaagaagaagatgaagaagaagaagaagagtaaggTAATATCTTGTTTATGGACATGTCCAGTGAAAGTGCTAGAGATTGTAGAGTATGGAGGTTCTTTTCAAGAGCTGAAACAAATGAGACATTTCTTGGGAAAGTTGGAATGTCTTGAAACCGTGAGAGTTGGTGGTATTGATGCGGACAACACCATCGTCTTGCGGGCTAATTTGTTATCTCTCCCCATAGTTTCATCAAATTGCAACAACATCCACTTCATCtgattcttttctttctcttgcTTTCTCAATATCTACTGCCTTGCCTTGTTGTttcctttatttatttacaagCTCAAAGATATGGATATATGTTTGAGAATAAGAGTTGTAATATGATGTTTCATTTTAAGACAATTTTGTTGTATCAAAACAGTAATGCTTTATACAATTTTCTGGTTTTCCGTTCTCAAGTCTTCCTCTTTCTCTGTTATTATGCTATTCTGAGCAGACCGTACGGAGTTGCTACCCTCTCTCACTTGGCTCAATTGGTGAAAAATGTTAGCCATTGCTTGTTTTATCTTGGTCTCTTTATTGACATCACCATCAATTTTTTGATTCTTGGAACAATTCAACAACGGACAACTAGTGCAGTGTCTTGACTGATATCACtggggaaaaaaaaaagaaattgcaAATTACATGGACAGTATTGCATTTAGAGATCAGATGCTTTCAATTTTCTGGGGCGCTTATGAGCTGGTGAAGGAGTATCTGATTGTCTTCCAGGACCCTGTCGGATTCAccaaaacaatattgttattgAGGTTTAGGCTCCAAATTGATATGAAAAGAAAGACCAGACTCTGTTCTGGATTTACCTTCCGCTTTGGTTCCTTCTTGATTGGTCTTTCAGCTGTgaacacagacagacacacacctGGCAAGTTAGATATGGTGAAGTAGTacataaaattctgaaacaaagGAGATAAAAGAAATGTACCTCCAAAACCGAATGGCTCAGATGCGAAAACACGATCCTGATCAATAAATACAAAGAGGATTAGAGATATATATCCATAGGAAAAGATGAAACTGCAGTAAGAATTGGAGAATTCAAGATATGATGCTGACTTTTGGAGTATCTGGCATTGCGCCATATGTCCCTTCACGGTGTGATGAACCTTCTGATTCTTTATACTGTAGCTGAAATTACGTGACACATCAAAACCAGGCCATAATAGGATACAAGTTGTGAATTTATGCAAGATAGGCTTTATATATGGAAAcctgtattatatagtttacctGTTTCTGAAGATTCAATAGTGTTAGAATTTCTTTCCGTAATTCAAGATGCTCATCGCATACAGTTTTTGTAGGAACCTTTGGCTTTAAATTAACCTGTAAAACAGAAAAGAGAAAACTCGATACACTAAAACTCCATTTTGGAAAAAGTCTAAAAGGCAGCTCTAATCGAAGTAAACTCATAAGAACCTAGCTTGAGTGAGAGTGCCCTTTAAGGCATTAGTTAAATCTTATTCCTCAGTCCAAGGGAAAGATTAGCAAATGGtgtataaataaatagaaaaagagTTAAACAGAACAAGAAGGAGAAACAAACCCCGAGATCTTGCAGAGTCTGCTCAACGCGCTTGATCGTTCGAAGACCAACAGCAGAGCTTGCAGCTTGGACCATTTGTTCAAGTCCATAGGTTCTCAAATACACATGAAGCTGGAAATTTGACAAATTCACCAGAAGAATCAGATCATTGGAAACCCAAACGAAAAAAGCATAGAGAGGAAGAAAAGGACACTCACCATGCGGAGAGAAGCAAGGGTAGAGGCATAATCAGCCATAGTTAGTGTTGATGGAGCCACGGCAGTTGCAGGAAGTTGAGAATTGGAAGATGGAGATACACTACCGATATTTTCATTCGCAGGTACATCAGGCTCTGCCGCACGCTGTAAAGCCAGAAACACCAATCGTTTTAGAGACAACAATATGATGAGGATGGAGTTCTAAACGTCAAAGGGTATCTTCAATCATGGTAACCgaatttcatcttcttcttttttaactaGCACGAGTGAGCACATTGATTTTAAGAAAACACTTACACGCGCAGCCAGACGCATCTCTGTGATTCTCTTAGCCTCAGCAAGAATCTGTAGTTTTATGGGAGACGTGTAAGAGAAAGCAAACAACTATTTTGCACTTGCTTAGTGAAATGAAAGAGAAAAACCTCAGCATCTTTCTTCTCCTGGTGTCTACTCTGGGACAAGACCATTGACAATGCACGTTTGCGCTCTCTATCGCGTGTCATATCATACGGCTCCTGCTTATGCCCAGATATTGAAAAATAGTATTTAGAGAGATGTTTTCTCCAAAAGAACACAAGGATAGGTTGCTAAAATAAACTACAAATATTAGAGTTCTTCTTAGTTTGCTAAGAAGAGATATAAAAGTGGAAGTTGACCTTTATAAGAGGATGGTTTGCCAACTCTGCTGGAGACTGAGCTCTAGCACGCAGCAGGGCCCGAGTTACTACAAAACAAGTTAAGTAACACAaaattaaaaacagagaaaacaaaTGGAAGGACATGGTGTAAATGAACGGATAAAGTTTCAGACCATACCACTATAGTAACGATCCTTCAATTCCTCTAGAGTCCGGGATAACGGAAAGCGATCAGCAATCACAGTGAAACGGAGATCAAACCTTTCACACAATTCAAATAACTGATCTGTCTCTTCCTTGGTCCACACCTACAAGTTAGGAGCACAATCAACAAAGTCGACATTATCCAGAGCAAGCATGtacataaaataaaagcatGAGCATACACTTACAGGGTCCGTTAAATGGTTTTCATACTCATCGTCAGTGTATTTCAAGACATCAACTGACTGCactcacacaaaaaaaaaagaagcgaATAAGAATCATAAACGGAGAGGGGACAGTAAAACTAACTCAAAACGAGACTGTAATAATAGAGACTCATCAAGGCAACATAAAAAATACCTTGTTGTACTTGGCAAAGGAATAGTCACCTGATGGTGGAATATCATTTACCACTCTAACCtgtaaagatatatatatgcacTTGGCATTAGAAAGAATCAAATTTCTCAACCTTTGTGTAATAACGTTCCACAGATAAGGAACTTACCCAATGGTAGAGCTGCAAATCATCTTTTCTAGCAGAACTTTTGACGGGAAGCCACTGCCAAGCAACCTAAAAACAAAGAAGCGTTCTTCTTAACATATCAACACTATCATCAAACCCACAATAATCATCTCAAAGAAAGATGATAAAGTCTATAAATTTAACCTTCTCATCAGGTGGAGGAGGTCGCTTCAACTGGGTAACATCAATCGAAGGCATAAGAGGCGCAACGCCGCCGGTAAGCGCATAAACCTGAAATTCAACAAAAAGAACGACGAAAGTTAACAGCTTTAGAGACTATTAATCGATTCCATGGGTTGTTGAGAGCATTAACCTCGCGAGAGATGCCATCGGGTTTTCGATGTGACTCCTTCTGGGGTCGAGATTTCTTCTCCTGAGTTAGAGACAGTGGCGTCTTCGGCAACCCGAGGATGTCCTTCGCGTCCGTACCGCCCATTACGATTAGGATTTCGAGTTCAACGGGTAGCTATCATCCACTCCAGAAACACTACGATCTTCGATTCGATCGGGATCGATTCAGAAATTAGGGTTTCGACGACGAAGATTGGGGAATTGGGGATTTCGAGCGCGAAATGATGCTTAAACCTTTGGAGTCAGTTAGAGAGTTCTTTAGCCTTTGTAACGACCTTAAACGGTATCGTTTCACCAGCTGGGCCTTTGCAGGTTACGTTGGGCCAGATAATGTAACGAAACTTTAAGTAAGCAAAAGACATATTGACGTACGGAGCACAATatgaattataaataattttgttataaaaatactaataaaTGTATTAATACGTCAATATCgttggaaaaaaattatatcatgtAATATAAAAACTGTAGTTTACCAAATTCCAATATACAATTTTGGTAATTAGGAATACAAAGTATTATATACAGGTTTACTGACCAAAATGGTCAGGTTAACCAAAAAAGCTAGAAGGTTGTCCAACCATCATTGACCGGTACGAGAAAGGATTAGATCGGAAAGTGTATCTTCTCCTCTCAATGTTTCTTGGTGAAGATgaactcttttctttctctccgACAT is drawn from Brassica rapa cultivar Chiifu-401-42 chromosome A05, CAAS_Brap_v3.01, whole genome shotgun sequence and contains these coding sequences:
- the LOC103866393 gene encoding DUF724 domain-containing protein 6 isoform X2, with the protein product MKNLDKEDEKFSIAKDCEVEVSSEEEGYIGSWYRAILEETPTRSGRKKLRVRYTTLLEEDCSTPFTETVEERFIRPVPPDDLSVVLEEGSVVDADHNDGWWKGVIIKKMEEDDKFLVYFDSPPDMIQFEKKQLRPHFDWTGSKWVRSLNKVSEEQYSKENSHKRKMKRKKTHNLNLDKTEAMIAGTSDNDDYDQNLSASILGVKSSNGSDKSKAMVAGTSNNIFDGDYDQTLSSWILGVKASNGSDKSKELAHDETRASEDTTMVLPFAKRSPIWKALESMEVYKAAKQSPHFIPLLETREEFREGLAVGGMVNFSSLLERVNNLQPHTPKSTLARFKECFAELEKYGFDVTTPISRINMLFSLTTKQVRTEDRVKENAKKMKKEVRKRQKLEQAMKAVEFKILELQSQKARLKTEEEEGCFRDGDKIR
- the LOC103866393 gene encoding DUF724 domain-containing protein 6 isoform X3, which codes for MKNLDKEDEKFSIAKDCEVEVSSEEEGYIGSWYRAILEETPTRSGRKKLRVRYTTLLEEDCSTPFTETVEERFIRPVPPDDLSVVLEEGSVVDADHNDGWWKGVIIKKMEEDDKFLVYFDSPPDMIQFEKKQLRPHFDWTGSKWVRSLNKVSEEQYSKENSHKRKMKRKKTHNLNLDKTEAMIAGTSDNDDYDQNLSASILGVKSSNGSDKSKAMVAGTSNNIFDGDYDQTLSSWILGVKASNGSDKSKELAHDETRASEDTTMVLPFAKRSPIWKALESMEVYKAAKQSPHFIPLLETREEFREGLAVGGMVNFSSLLERVNNLQPHTPKSTLARFKECFAELEKYGFDVTTPISRINMLFSLTTKQVRTEDRVKENAKKMKKEVRKRQKLEQAMKAVEFKILELQSQKARLKTEEEEGCFRGWRWR
- the LOC103866393 gene encoding DUF724 domain-containing protein 6 isoform X4, coding for MKNLDKEDEKFSIAKDCEVEVSSEEEGYIGSWYRAILEETPTRSGRKKLRVRYTTLLEEDCSTPFTETVEERFIRPVPPDDLSVVLEEGSVVDADHNDGWWKGVIIKKMEEDDKFLVYFDSPPDMIQFEKKQLRPHFDWTGSKWVRSLNKVSEEQYSKENSHKRKMKRKKTHNLNLDKTEAMIAGTSDNDDYDQNLSASILGVKSSNGSDKSKAMVAGTSNNIFDGDYDQTLSSWILGVKASNGSDKSKELAHDETRASEDTTMVLPFAKRSPIWKALESMEVYKAAKQSPHFIPLLETREEFREGLAVGGMVNFSSLLERVNNLQPHTPKSTLARFKECFAELEKYGFDVTTPISRINMLFSLTTKQVRTEDRVKENAKKMKKEVRKRQKLEQAMKAVEFKILELQSQKARLKTEEEEGCFRGFC
- the LOC103866393 gene encoding DUF724 domain-containing protein 6 isoform X1 codes for the protein MKNLDKEDEKFSIAKDCEVEVSSEEEGYIGSWYRAILEETPTRSGRKKLRVRYTTLLEEDCSTPFTETVEERFIRPVPPDDLSVVLEEGSVVDADHNDGWWKGVIIKKMEEDDKFLVYFDSPPDMIQFEKKQLRPHFDWTGSKWVRSLNKVSEEQYSKENSHKRKMKRKKTHNLNLDKTEAMIAGTSDNDDYDQNLSASILGVKSSNGSDKSKAMVAGTSNNIFDGDYDQTLSSWILGVKASNGSDKSKELAHDETRASEDTTMVLPFAKRSPIWKALESMEVYKAAKQSPHFIPLLETREEFREGLAVGGMVNFSSLLERVNNLQPHTPKSTLARFKECFAELEKYGFDVTTPISRINMLFSLTTKQVRTEDRVKENAKKMKKEVRKRQKLEQAMKAVEFKILELQSQKARLKTEEEEGCFRGTTKLFHAKLKLEKKKTMMSSKSSVLKMKGRLDVS
- the LOC103867725 gene encoding LOW QUALITY PROTEIN: DUF724 domain-containing protein 3 (The sequence of the model RefSeq protein was modified relative to this genomic sequence to represent the inferred CDS: deleted 1 base in 1 codon), translating into MSTENQTMVKGSEVEVSSQEEGLKGAYFTALLKENTTLSGRKKLSVTYKTLLTDDDGSSPLTEAVQQSLLRPVPPEEEYAGVVLEEGTVVDAYLRDGWWTGVVINKKLEDNNFLVCFDSPPDIIVFEKTNLRAHVDWTDSKWVPPDLKAARELGNKKADACVMNNETPQVITPIAKVSAPVVTPSPPVIAATPTETEGQLSSEPRSKQNGLEKNDSIPPHKMPEEEETSQVLSRKRRREEEQQQHSDVNETEVSSSSSHQTPNVMMMNSAASVEETPPPALLKALPFAKRSPYWKSPEAKEGYKTMPQRPHFSPLLAAAAEYVNHREWSAVGMTVSFYGFLEQVKGLKPHDSLSVLCSLSESFVELEEYGFDIGAPQSRIRKMMSLKEEQAKIAEEKQCLERKVDEDEKRSRELAEEMAVLKGKMLELQRQEAVAREEKEAADKRVVEMKASGERFEQKMEDVELEFLETASAPW
- the LOC103866396 gene encoding F-box/LRR-repeat protein At1g48400; translated protein: MSSCCCSSRDRISDLPDEILGKILSLVPTKVAVSTSVLSKRWRMNNLLAHVDTLSFDESMVVYPNEEAVSGSSDRFLEFLDKTLRNCPTKTIKKFSLSHRGGRFTKSPAVYGWILSAMEEEESLLEEVHLECTRVEVSLERKLLRSNTLVKLTLSREYCLEVDRVYFPALKSLSLLTVGGLDYNNYRRLIKGCPLLEELFITDIGADAVDPYPPCCTASVKSASIKRLVVSVDMPYGGPRNEHSFRDLHYQSYVKAPSLVYLDYSSHVFMNYRFLDLDSLAEVRLNLKLWDHHKPIYGDVTNLAAGISNITTLHLSPDSLEAFHFCCKSMPVFKNLLDLSIQSNKKKCWQVMPLLLNRCPNLHTLVFKGLVHRVTDKCGDACACTPNNKHKKKMKKKKKSKVISCLWTCPVKVLEIVEYGGSFQELKQMRHFLGKLECLETVRVGGIDADNTIVLRANLLSLPIVSSNCNNIHFI